A single window of Engraulis encrasicolus isolate BLACKSEA-1 chromosome 20, IST_EnEncr_1.0, whole genome shotgun sequence DNA harbors:
- the LOC134435770 gene encoding uncharacterized protein LOC134435770 — MVQASNLRTRPLFWACFIICAELHLVFGQQYLGVISFKNGMATQEFYFDLEITNRGFNSSLLDPTSEYYKTTKLEVDDLMNAAFKCSDCLANPNAFKGTKDVTFRSGNLIIADMILVFEFNSSIPSDYITPNIISIFFRSAADKDTAIEVNTEYTHDIIPVTVGTPTTPPPTTTTQLTSSTTTLPTTTFTTTTPSTTPSSTTPSATSATFSGSTSGLDDVTTDHSASASVSASASTLYTTTGTASTTDIDHLKSKSGPASVTPRHLIESTNTTAATATTTAYPLVPYWFDWVPGWAIALLVLAALILLLLIILLILLLIRWCCMDEPDEPIKSERPDPYHSPYLSHSAAKTPILNMTNQPMTPEKPKEGRTGMYVVNP; from the exons ATGGTGCAAGCATCAAATCTGAGGACAAGACCGCTGTTTTGGGCTTGCTTCATTATATGTGCAGAACTTCATCTGGTCTTTG GTCAACAATATCTTGGAGTAATCAGCTTCAAAAATGGGATGGCTACTCAAGAATTTTACTTTGATCTGGAGATCACCAACCGGGGCTTCAACAGCTCTCTTCTTGATCCCACCTCAGAATACTACAAGACAACAAAGTTGGAAGTTGATGATTTG ATGAATGCTGCTTTCAAATGCTCTGATTGTCTGGCCAACCCTAATGCCTTTAAAGGCACCAAAGACGTGACTTTCCG GTCTGGGAATCTCATCATTGCAGACATGATTCTTGTCTTCGAATTCAACAGTTCAATTCCATCTGACTACATAACCCCCAACATAATCAGCATTTTTTTTAGAAGTGCTGCTGACAAAGACACTGCTATTGAAGTCAACACCGAATATACAC ACGACATCATACCAGTGACAGTAGGAACTCCAACGACACCACCACCTACCACAACAACACAGTTAACCTCCAGCACAACTACACTCCCCACAACCACATTCACCACTACCACGCCCTCCACTACACCATCCTCTACTACTCCCAGCGCTACTAGTGCCACTTTCAGCGGCTCAACAAGTGGCCTTGATGATGTTACTACTGACcactcagcctcagcctcagtctcagcctcagcctccacTCTGTACACCACAACAG ggacaGCTTCGACCACTGATATAGATCATCTCAAGAGCAAAAGCGGTCCAGCGTCCGTCACCCCACGCCACCTCATTGAGTCTACTAACACTACTGCTGCTACAGCAACCACCACTGCGTACCCCCTTGTTCCCTACTGGTTTGACTGGGTGCCTGGATGGGCCATCGCTCTGCTTGTATTGGCCGCCCTCATCCTGCTCCTTCTCATCATTCTCCTCATCCTGCTG TTGATTCGCTGGTGTTGTATGGATGAGCCTGACGAGCCAATCAAATCAGAGCGTCCAGATCCCTACCACTCGCCCTACTTATCCCACTCTGCTGCCAAAACACCCATACTCAACATG ACCAATCAACCCATGACACCAGAGAAGCCAAAGGAAGGCAGAACAGGGATGTATGTGGTGAATCCTTGA
- the LOC134435769 gene encoding mucin-2-like, with product MVRASNLRACFIICAALHLILAHQHPGLIILNGTTVEAYYFDLEISNRGFDSSLLDPTSEYYNSLTSEVNSLLKAAFTSCIANPNAYKGTRDMTFWSGNLTIASMTILFEFNESFINTHVILGCFEQLDDKSTAIKVNKGYTKINDIKPVTVGTTTTPPTTTTQLTSSTTTLPTTTTTTTTTTTTTTTPTTTTTPTPTTTTPTTTATTTTTTTPTTTTTSTPTTTTPTTTPTTTPTPTPTTTTSTTTKPTSTPTRTTTSSSTTPKATTATTSGSTSGLDDVTTDHSASASASASATPLYTTTGTASTTAAYLLVPYWFDWVPGWAIALLVLAALILLLLIILLILLLIRWCCMDEPEEPIKSERPDPYHSPYLSHSAAKTPILNMTNQPMTPEKPKEGRTGMYVVNP from the exons ATGGTGCGAGCATCAAATCTGAGGGCTTGCTTCATTATATGTGCTGCACTTCATCTAATTCTTG CCCACCAACACCCTGGACTAATCATCTTAAATGGGACCACAGTTGAAGCCTATTACTTTGATCTGGAGATCTCCAACCGGGGCTTCGACAGCTCGCTTCTAGATCCCACCTCAGAATACTACAACAGCCTGACTTCTGAAGTTAATTCATTG CTGAAAGCTGCCTTTACAAGTTGTATCGCTAACCCTAATGCCTATAAAGGCACCAGAGACATGACTTTCTG GTCAGGGAATCTCACCATTGCAAGTATGACTATTTTGTTTGAGTTCAACGAGTCCTTCATAAACACACATGTAATCCTCGGTTGTTTTGAACAATTAGATGACAAATCCACCGCTATTAAAGTCAACAAAGGATATACAAAGATAA ACGACATCAAACCTGTGACAGTAGGAACTACAACTACACCTCCTACCACAACAACACAGTTAACCTCCAGCACAACTACActccccacaaccaccaccacaaccaccaccacgaccaccaccacaaccacacccacaaccaccaccacacccacaccgaccaccaccacacccacaaccacagccacaaccaccaccaccaccacaccgaccaccaccaccacatccacacccaccaccaccacacccaccaccacaccgACCACTACACCCACACCAACCCCCACcacaaccacctccaccaccaccaaacccaCATCGACACCCACGCGCACCACAACATCATCCTCTACTACTCCCAAGGCTACTACCGCCACTACCAGCGGCTCAACAAGTGGCCTTGATGATGTTACTACTGACcactcagcctcagcctcagcctcagcctcagccaccCCTCTGTACACCACAACAG ggaCAGCCTCGACCACCGCTGCGTACCTTCTTGTTCCCTACTGGTTTGACTGGGTGCCTGGATGGGCCATCGCTCTGCTTGTATTGGCCGCCCTCATCCTGCTCCTTCTCATCATTCTCCTCATCCTGCTG TTGATTCGCTGGTGTTGTATGGATGAGCCTGAAGAGCCAATCAAATCAGAGCGTCCAGATCCCTACCACTCGCCCTACTTATCCCACTCTGCAGCCAAAACACCCATACTCAACATG